The proteins below come from a single Miscanthus floridulus cultivar M001 chromosome 1, ASM1932011v1, whole genome shotgun sequence genomic window:
- the LOC136454719 gene encoding uncharacterized protein yields MAHLNRFVIKDREGPQEMFDRLMVIVGKIRGLGGDDLDDHHVVKVMLEAFAPRNPTLVTLIREKKRFEEFTPSDVLGRILTHELMEMEIQQRKKFGELEAKMENLKVKKVALKANKSNKAFTSSKSPRSRSSKVETVDSSSDSSDDEDDEVSSDEIGDVALFMRKYKKGLKREWYKFMKRRLPNKQKRKCYNCGSTEHFIADCPYENKEDNKDKKKKHYKKDGKTQHKKKNYSGQAHIGHEWDSNDDSSSEEETKKVATIAIKKQSSSSKLFTNLTDDEERSTLFCLMGKGEKVKPKSKHKISPPSSDESDMDSSDDEVNNLVSKMDRKSKNFIAKVVDELERTQATLAKQEKLYVTCKKALLHQKK; encoded by the coding sequence ATGGCTCATCTCAATAGGTTTGTTATCAAGGATAGAGAAGGCcctcaagagatgtttgatagattaatGGTGATAgttggcaagattagaggcttggGTGGGGATGACTTGGATGATCATCATGTTGTAAAAGTGATGTTGGAAGCATTTGCACCAAGAAACCCAACTCTTGTGACATTGATTAGAGAGAAGAAGAGGTTTGAAGAGTTCACCCCTAGTGATGTCCTTGGAAGAATACTCactcatgagctcatggagatggagatacaACAAAGGAAGAAGTTTGGAGAGCTAGAAGCAAAGATGGAGAACTTGAAGGTAAAAAAGGTAGCTCTCAAGGCAAACAAATCAAACAAGGCCTTCACCTCAAGCAAGTCAccaagatcaagatcaagcaAGGTTGAGACGGTTGATTCAtcaagtgactcaagtgatgatgaagatgatgaagtgtCTTCCGATGAGATTGGTGATGTTGCTTTGTTCATGAGGAAGTACAAGAAAGGGTTGAAAAGAGAATGGTACAAGTTTATGAAGAGGAGACTTCCCAACAAGCAAAAGAGgaaatgctataattgtggaagcaCAGAGCATTTCATTGCTGATTGTCCTTATGAGAACAAAGAGGACAAtaaagacaagaaaaagaagcactacaagaaagatggcaagacCCAACACAAAAAGAAGAACTATTCAGGTCAAGCTCATATTGGTCATGAATGGGATTCAAatgatgatagctcaagtgaagaagaaacaaagaaagttGCAACAATTGCTATCAAGAAGCAGTCTTCTTCATCAAAGCTCTTCACCAACTTGACCGATGATGAGGAGAGGTCTACACTCTTTTGTCTCATGGGCAAAGGAGAAAAGGTAAAACCTAAATCCAAGCATAAAATCTCTCCTCCATCGAGTGATGAATCCGACAtggactctagtgatgatgaagtaAATAACTTGGTAAGCAAAATGGATAGAAAATCTAAGAACTTCATAGCCAAGGTGGTAGATGAATTAGAGAGAACTCAAGCTACTCTTGCCAAACAAGAGAAACTCTATGTTACTTGCAAGAAAGCTCTCTTGCATCAGAAAAAGTGA
- the LOC136510275 gene encoding DEAD-box ATP-dependent RNA helicase 37-like, which yields MTDPMNETQNGTKVVRTCLNGQLVNIFLAVGRVGSSTDLIAQRVEFVLEADKRSYLMDLLHAQKANGTHGKQSLTLVFVETKRGADALEDWLFKNGFPATSIHGDRTQQEREYALRSFKSGATPILVATDVAARGLDIPHVAHVINFDLPNDIDDYVHRIGRTGRAGKSGRATAFFNEGNLSLARPLCDLMQEANQEVPTWLEHYAAHSSYGGGGGRNRRSGGARFGGRDFRRDRDFRGGGGGGGYSGGGGGYGGGGYGGGGGGYGGGYGGGASSSWD from the exons ATGACTGACCCCATGAATGAGACACAGAATGGTACTAAGGTGGTCAGGACCTG TCTAAATGGTCAACTGGTTAACATATTCCTTGCTGTTGGAAGAGTTGGTTCCAGTACTGATTTGATTGCTCAGAGGGTTGAGTTTGTTCTTGAGGCAGACAAAAGAAGTTACCTTATGGACCTTCTTCACGCACAAAAAGCTAACGGCACCCATGGAAAG CAATCTCTTACTTTGGTATTTGTGGAGACAAAGAGGGGAGCTGATGCTCTGGAGGACTGGCTATTTAAAAACGGGTTCCCTGCAACAAGCATTCACGGTGACCGAACACAACAG GAAAGAGAGTATGCATTGAGGTCCTTCAAGAGTGGAGCAACACCCATACTTGTTGCAACTGATGTGGCTGCTCGTGGACTTGACATACCTCACGTTGCTCATGTCATCAATTTTGACCTCCCAAATGATATAGATGACTATGTTCATCGTATTGGGAGGACAGGACGAGCGGGGAAATCTGGTCGAGCTACTGCCTTTTTCAATGAGGGCAACCTATCGCTAGCAAGGCCATTATGTGATCTAATGCAGGAGGCTAACCAAGAGGTTCCAACATGGCTTGAGCACTATGCTGCCCATTCTTcatacggtggtggtggtggtagaaaTCGCCGATCAGGTGGTGCTCGATTTGGTGGCCGTGACTTCCGCCGTGACCGGGACTTTaggggaggaggcggtggaggaggatacagcggcggtggtggtggatatggtggcggcggttatggtggtggtggtggtggatatgGCGGCGGCTATGGTGGAGGTGCAAGTAGTTCCTGGGACTAG
- the LOC136482334 gene encoding DEAD-box ATP-dependent RNA helicase 37-like gives MRSSWADSVANAEESAPATVTANAPAPAVNHQNSRPTLSAYVPPHLRGRSGGPLPENKAVPAAAPAPADVRPAAVQPSGYSAVGGGSRWAGPTVGGSGGGGGSAIVGPRQGGGGRGGGWNSRPGWDRRDREPNPFANTEAADVDFQSQDNTGINFDAYEDIPVETSGHDVPPPVNTFAEIDLADAVNENIRRCKYVKPTPVQRHAIPIANAGRDLMACAQTGSGKTAAFCFPIISGILKSRDSRPPQRRGSRTACPLALILSPTRELSMQIHEEARKFSYQTGVRVVVAYGGAPIHQQLRELERGVEILVATPGRLMDLLERARVSLQMIKYLTLDEADRMLDMGFEPQIRKIVEQMDMPPRGVRQTMLFSATFPKEIQRLASDFLADYIFLAVGRVGSSTDLIAQRVEFVLEADKRSYLMDLLHAQKANGTHGKQSLTLVFVETKRGADALEDWLFKNGFPATSIHGDRTQQEREYALRSFKSGATPILVATDVAARGLDIPHVAHVINFDLPNDIDDYVHRIGRTGRAGKSGRATAFFNEGNLSLARPLCDLMQEANQEVPTWLEHYAAHSSYGGGGGRNRRSGGARFGGRDFRRDRDFRGGGGGGGYSGGGGGYGGGGYGGGGGGYGGGYGGGASSSWD, from the exons ATGCGATCTTCATGGGCTGATTCAGTTGCGAACGCCGAGGAATCGGCGCCCGCGACTGTTACTGCTAATGCCCCTGCCCCTGCTGTTAATCATCAGAACTCGCGCCCCACCCTCAGCGCGTACGTTCCTCCCCACCTTCGTGGCCGCTCAGGTGGTCCTCTCCCTGAGAACAAAGCAGTGCCTGCTGCAGCTCCTGCACCAGCTGACGTAAGGCCTGCTGCTGTGCAGCCTTCTGGTTACTCAGCTGTTGGTGGCGGCTCTCGTTGGGCAGGCCCTACTGTTGGTGgtagtggcggtggcggtggtagcGCCATAGTTGGTCCTCGCCAGGGTGGTGGCGGTCGAGGCGgcggttggaactcccgacctgGGTGGGACCGTAGAGACCGTGAACCAAACCCTTTTGCCAACACCGAGGCTGCGGATGTTGATTTCCAGAGTCAGGATAATACAGGCATCAATTTTGACGCCTATGAGGATATTCCTGTTGAGACAAGTGGCCATGACGTCCCTCCACCAGTCAATACCTTTGCAGAGATTGATTTGGCTGATGCAGTGAATGAGAACATACGGCGGTGCAAGTATGTGAAGCCAACACCGGTACAGCGACATGCCATTCCTATCGCCAATGCAGGTCGGGACCTCATGGCTTGTGCACAGACAGGGTCTGGAAAGACTGCAGCCTTCTGTTTCCCTATCATTAGTGGGATCTTGAAGTCAAGGGACTCAAGGCCACCCCAGAGGCGAGGTTCCAGGACTGCTTGCCCTCTGGCGCTGATACTATCCCCTACTCGTGAGCTATCTATGCAA ATTCATGAAGAAGCAAGGAAGTTTTCATACCAAACAGGTGTGAGGGTGGTTGTTGCATATGGTGGAGCACCAATACATCAGCAG CTGAGGGAACTGGAAAGGGGTGTAGAAATCCTTGTGGCAACTCCTGGTCGTTTGATGGATCTGCTGGAGAGAGCCAGAGTGTCACTGCAAATGATAAAGTACTTAACTCTTGATGAAGCTGATCGAATGCTCGATATGGGCTTTGAGCCACAGATCCGCAAGATTGTTGAGCAGATGGATATGCCCCCTCGTGGTGTGAGGCAGACTATGCTGTTTAGTGCTACTTTTCCAAAAGAAATCCAG CGGCTGGCTTCAGATTTCCTTGCTGATTACATATTCCTTGCTGTTGGAAGAGTTGGTTCCAGTACTGATTTGATTGCTCAGAGGGTTGAGTTTGTTCTTGAGGCAGACAAAAGAAGTTACCTTATGGACCTTCTTCACGCACAAAAAGCTAACGGCACCCATGGAAAG CAATCTCTTACTTTGGTATTTGTGGAGACAAAGAGGGGAGCTGATGCTCTGGAGGACTGGCTATTTAAAAACGGGTTCCCTGCAACAAGCATTCACGGTGACCGAACACAACAG GAAAGAGAGTATGCATTGAGGTCCTTCAAGAGTGGAGCAACACCCATACTTGTTGCAACTGATGTGGCTGCTCGTGGACTTGACATACCTCACGTTGCTCATGTCATCAATTTTGACCTCCCAAATGATATAGATGACTATGTTCATCGTATTGGGAGGACAGGACGAGCGGGGAAATCTGGTCGAGCTACTGCCTTTTTCAATGAGGGCAACCTATCGCTAGCAAGGCCATTATGTGATCTAATGCAGGAGGCTAACCAAGAGGTTCCAACATGGCTTGAGCACTATGCTGCCCATTCTTcatacggtggtggtggtggtagaaaTCGCCGATCAGGTGGTGCTCGATTTGGTGGCCGTGACTTCCGCCGTGACCGGGACTTTaggggaggaggcggtggaggaggatacagcggcggtggtggtggatatggtggcggcggttatggtggtggtggtggtggatatgGCGGCGGCTATGGTGGAGGTGCAAGTAGTTCCTGGGACTAG
- the LOC136482622 gene encoding serine/threonine-protein phosphatase PP2A-2 catalytic subunit-like has product MSSPHGGLDDQIERLMQCKPLAEAEVRTLCEKAKEILMEESNVQPVKSPVTICGDIHGQFHDLAELFRIGGKCPDTNYLFMGDYVDRGYYSVETVTLLVALKVRYPQRITILRGNHESRQITQVYGFYDECLRKYGNANVWKTFTDLFDCFPLTALVESEIFCLHGGLSPSIETLDNIRNFDRIQEVPHEGPMCDLLWSDPDDRCGWGISPRGAGYTFGQDISEQFNHTNSLRLIARAHQLVMEGFNWAHEQKVVTIFSAPNYCYRCGNMASILEVDDCREHTFIQFEPAPRRGEPDVTRRTPDYFL; this is encoded by the exons ATGAGCAGTCCCCATGGCGGCCTCGACGACCAGATCGAGCGGCTCATGCAGTGCAAGCCGCTCGCTGAGGCCGAG GTCAGAACTCTGTGTGAGAAGGCAAAGGAGATTCTGATGGAGGAAAGCAATGTTCAG CCTGTAAAGAGTCCTGTTACTATATGCGGTGATATTCATGGacaatttcatgatcttgctgaACTCTTCCGAATTGGTGGAAAG TGTCCAGATACGAACTACCTGTTTATGGGAGATTATGTTGACCGTGGTTACTACTCTGTTGAAACTGTCACA CTTCTGGTGGCTTTAAAAGTTCGATATCCTCAGAGGATCACCATTCTCAGAGGAAACCATGAAAGCCGACAG ATTACTCAAGTTTATGGGTTTTATGATGAATGCTTAAGGAA GTATGGAAATGCAAATGTCTGGAAAACCTTTACAGATCTATTTGATTGCTTCCCCTTGACTGCATTG GTCGAGTCAGAAATATTTTGCTTGCATGGTGGATTATCACCATCCATTGAGACCCTTGACAACATCCGCAACTTCGACCGCATCCAAGAAGTTCCTCATGAAGGTCCAATGTGTGATCTTCTGTGGTCTGATCCAGATGATCGATGTGGTTGGGGTATTTCTCCACGTGGTGCTGGGTATACCTTCGGACAG GATATATCAGAGCAGTTCAACCATACCAATAGCCTAAGGCTTATTGCTAGAGCTCACCAATTGGTTATGGAGGGATTCAATTGGGCTCAT GAGCAAAAAGTTGTGACTATATTTAGTGCACCTAATTATTGCTACCGCTGTGGGAACATGGCATCAATCTTAGAAGTGGATGATTGCAGGGAGCATACTTTCATCCAG TTTGAGCCAGCCCCAAGAAGGGGAGAGCCAGATGTAACTCGTAGGACACCTGACTATTTCCTGTGA